A genomic region of Spirochaetota bacterium contains the following coding sequences:
- the tsf gene encoding translation elongation factor Ts: MAEITGDMIKELREKTQAGMLDCKKALVETNGDMDKAVEMLRKKGLASADKKMGREVTQGIVASYVHSNNKIGVLLELLTVTDFVARNEGFGELAKDICMQIAAANPLYIRIEDVPKEVVEKEREIYREQMKDSGKPANVIEKIIDGKLNKFYTDVCLLEQEFIKDSAVKIKDLIKQRIATFGENIEVGKFTRYQIGG, from the coding sequence GTGGCTGAGATAACTGGCGACATGATAAAAGAGCTGAGGGAAAAGACCCAGGCGGGGATGCTCGACTGCAAAAAGGCCCTCGTTGAGACGAACGGCGACATGGACAAGGCCGTCGAGATGCTGAGGAAGAAAGGCCTGGCGTCGGCGGACAAGAAGATGGGCCGCGAGGTGACCCAGGGGATCGTTGCGTCCTACGTGCACAGCAACAACAAGATCGGCGTGCTCCTGGAGCTCCTGACCGTGACCGATTTCGTCGCCCGTAACGAGGGCTTCGGGGAGCTTGCCAAGGACATCTGCATGCAGATCGCGGCGGCCAATCCCCTCTACATCAGGATAGAGGACGTGCCCAAGGAAGTGGTCGAGAAGGAGCGGGAGATCTACCGCGAGCAGATGAAGGACTCCGGCAAGCCGGCGAACGTCATCGAGAAGATCATCGACGGCAAGCTCAACAAGTTCTACACCGACGTGTGCCTCCTGGAGCAGGAGTTCATAAAGGACTCCGCGGTCAAGATAAAGGACCTTATCAAGCAGAGGATCGCCACCTTCGGCGAAAACATAGAAGTCGGAAAGTTCACCCGCTACCAGATAGGCGGGTAG
- the frr gene encoding ribosome recycling factor yields MVEDVITDVEDRMKKSIAALQKDFAAIRTGRANPAMFDGIRVSVYGTEMPLNQVATVSCPEPKLVVIQPWDKGNLAEVEKAILKSDLSVNPSNDGNLIRIQIPDLTEERRKEYVKHAKQKAEECRVAVRNVRRDGNDMIKELEKEKEISEDDSKNALARIQKATDKFIDEIQKLTDNKEKEILNI; encoded by the coding sequence ATGGTAGAAGATGTCATAACCGATGTTGAAGACCGGATGAAGAAGAGCATCGCGGCGCTGCAGAAGGATTTCGCCGCCATTCGCACCGGGAGGGCAAACCCGGCCATGTTTGACGGCATCAGGGTGAGCGTGTACGGCACCGAGATGCCCCTGAACCAGGTGGCGACGGTCTCCTGCCCGGAGCCGAAGCTCGTGGTCATACAGCCGTGGGACAAGGGAAACCTGGCCGAGGTGGAGAAGGCCATCCTCAAGTCGGATCTCTCCGTGAACCCGTCCAACGACGGGAACCTGATACGCATACAGATACCGGACCTCACCGAGGAGCGGCGCAAGGAATATGTGAAGCACGCCAAGCAGAAGGCCGAGGAGTGCCGTGTCGCGGTCCGCAACGTGCGCCGGGACGGCAACGACATGATCAAGGAGCTCGAGAAGGAAAAGGAGATATCGGAAGACGACTCCAAGAACGCCCTTGCCCGGATCCAGAAGGCCACGGATAAATTCATTGACGAAATACAGAAGCTGACGGATAATAAAGAAAAAGAGATTCTGAATATCTGA
- a CDS encoding UMP kinase — protein MGPASPQSEPRFRRLLLKLSGEALAGKAKSGIDPAILSGIAGEIRDVQQMGVQVAVVIGAGNIFRGKMADSLGLKRVTGDHMGMLATVMNSLALQNALESIGVNAVVMCPFSMMEIAEPYIIRAALSHLDSGSVVIAAGGTGQPFFTTDTAASLRAVELETSVLLKATRVDGVYTGDPEKDASAKKIDAISYIDVLKGQLRIMDFTAVTLCMENNLPIIVFNLFNRGSLKRIVTGERVGTLIS, from the coding sequence ATGGGCCCGGCCAGTCCCCAATCGGAGCCGCGCTTCCGGCGCCTGCTGCTGAAGCTTTCCGGCGAGGCCCTCGCCGGAAAGGCGAAGAGCGGCATCGACCCGGCTATCCTCTCCGGCATTGCCGGGGAGATCCGGGACGTGCAGCAGATGGGCGTGCAGGTGGCGGTGGTCATCGGGGCCGGGAACATATTCCGGGGAAAAATGGCCGACAGCCTGGGCCTGAAGAGGGTCACCGGCGATCACATGGGCATGCTCGCCACGGTGATGAATTCCCTGGCCCTGCAGAACGCCCTCGAGAGCATCGGCGTGAACGCCGTGGTGATGTGTCCCTTTTCCATGATGGAGATCGCCGAGCCGTACATCATCCGGGCGGCCCTCTCCCACCTTGACAGCGGCAGCGTGGTCATCGCCGCGGGCGGGACCGGCCAGCCCTTCTTCACCACCGATACCGCGGCGAGCCTGCGGGCGGTGGAGCTGGAGACGTCGGTGCTGCTGAAGGCCACCAGGGTCGACGGCGTCTATACCGGCGACCCGGAAAAGGACGCGAGCGCGAAAAAGATAGACGCCATATCCTACATTGACGTGCTGAAGGGGCAGCTGCGGATCATGGATTTCACGGCGGTCACCCTCTGCATGGAGAACAATCTGCCGATCATCGTGTTCAACCTGTTCAACCGGGGCTCGCTGAAAAGGATCGTCACCGGCGAACGGGTCGGCACTCTTATTTCCTGA
- a CDS encoding phosphatidate cytidylyltransferase: MSDVKKNTLIRILSAVVALPVYVFTIVTDLAQAIPILACSLIVSLACLYEYYCISERGEEGSPFMKTGMAFAVVINIVMYLFAYGRLYGYSRYIPVFDARVVMGVMTVFLSVVLALQLFTRPLKGAAYSVGTTLFGLVYIVFSFSHIILMKSLVNGVYYIFILNIVVMINDTFAYFGGVLFGKHKTGFPVSPNKSWEGYFSGLLFSVLAMVITNQVFISFFDRSLFGMIESVILGIVLSATGNLGDLVESAFKRDGSTKDSGSIIPGHGGMWDVFDALIFSYPLFYYYLVLKGVA; the protein is encoded by the coding sequence ATGAGCGATGTCAAGAAGAACACCCTTATCCGAATATTGAGCGCCGTGGTGGCGCTCCCCGTTTACGTGTTTACGATCGTGACCGACCTGGCCCAGGCCATCCCCATCCTGGCATGCTCGCTTATCGTTTCCCTGGCGTGCCTGTACGAGTACTACTGCATCTCGGAGCGGGGGGAGGAGGGAAGCCCCTTCATGAAAACCGGCATGGCCTTTGCCGTCGTCATCAATATCGTCATGTACCTGTTCGCCTACGGCAGGCTCTACGGCTACAGCAGGTATATCCCGGTCTTCGACGCCCGGGTGGTCATGGGCGTCATGACGGTCTTCCTATCCGTCGTGCTGGCGCTGCAGCTCTTCACCAGGCCCCTGAAGGGCGCCGCCTATTCGGTGGGGACCACCCTCTTCGGACTGGTCTACATCGTGTTTTCCTTTTCGCATATCATTTTAATGAAGTCGCTCGTCAACGGCGTATATTATATCTTCATTCTGAACATCGTGGTCATGATCAATGACACCTTCGCCTATTTCGGCGGCGTCCTCTTCGGAAAGCACAAGACCGGCTTCCCGGTGTCGCCCAACAAGTCATGGGAGGGGTATTTCTCCGGCCTACTCTTCAGCGTCCTCGCCATGGTCATCACGAACCAGGTCTTCATATCGTTTTTCGACAGGAGCCTCTTCGGCATGATCGAGTCGGTCATCCTGGGGATCGTCCTGTCGGCGACCGGAAACCTGGGCGACCTGGTGGAATCGGCCTTCAAGCGCGACGGCTCCACCAAGGACTCCGGTTCCATCATCCCGGGCCATGGCGGCATGTGGGACGTCTTCGACGCCCTGATATTCTCCTATCCGCTCTTTTACTATTACCTGGTCCTGAAGGGGGTCGCCTGA
- a CDS encoding 1-deoxy-D-xylulose-5-phosphate reductoisomerase has protein sequence MGKSISILGSTGSIGESTLRVLRFLKEEFRVHGLACGGNIALLEKQIREFEPAVVAVGSADALAAPEYRDLLKKFPSVEFLEGEEGTIELARRSVDVLVSAIVGAAGLKPTLASLGAAKRLALANKETLVMAGDLVKKGLAATGTEMIPVDSEHSAVFCLTRNLAAPDIERVILTASGGSLRGTPVEDLPLVTPEQALAHPTWDMGNKITIDSATLMNKGLEVIEAHHLFDLPYDRIGVMVHPESVVHSMVETVDGALYAHMGVTDMVFPILNALTYPEKRGNPFGRLALEEVGSLTFAAWDPGRYPALQLCYGAGRRGGTMPAILNAANEAAVAAFLAGRIRFTDIVRIVENTMARQNVLDNPGLVEIVDADREAREIASGLIGKMCNENC, from the coding sequence ATGGGCAAATCGATATCCATACTCGGGTCCACGGGCTCGATCGGCGAATCGACGCTGCGGGTGCTGCGCTTCCTTAAAGAGGAGTTCCGCGTCCACGGCCTCGCCTGCGGGGGTAACATCGCCCTGCTGGAAAAGCAGATCCGGGAGTTCGAGCCCGCCGTGGTCGCCGTGGGGTCCGCCGACGCGCTGGCGGCCCCCGAATACCGGGACCTCCTGAAGAAGTTCCCCTCCGTGGAATTCCTCGAAGGGGAAGAGGGCACGATCGAGCTGGCCCGCCGGAGCGTCGACGTGCTGGTGTCGGCCATTGTCGGCGCCGCGGGACTCAAGCCCACCCTGGCGTCGCTGGGGGCGGCGAAGCGACTGGCCCTGGCGAACAAGGAGACCCTGGTCATGGCCGGGGACCTCGTGAAGAAGGGGCTGGCCGCAACCGGCACCGAGATGATACCGGTGGACAGCGAGCACAGCGCCGTGTTCTGCCTTACCAGGAACCTGGCGGCCCCGGATATCGAGCGGGTCATCCTCACCGCCTCCGGCGGGAGCCTCCGGGGGACGCCGGTGGAGGACCTTCCCCTGGTGACGCCGGAGCAGGCCCTGGCACACCCCACCTGGGACATGGGGAACAAGATCACCATCGATTCAGCCACCCTCATGAACAAGGGCCTGGAGGTGATCGAGGCGCACCACCTCTTCGACCTTCCCTATGACAGGATCGGCGTGATGGTGCACCCGGAGAGCGTGGTCCACTCCATGGTGGAGACCGTGGACGGCGCCCTGTACGCGCACATGGGGGTGACCGACATGGTGTTCCCTATCCTGAACGCCCTGACCTACCCGGAAAAGCGCGGCAACCCCTTCGGGAGGCTCGCCCTCGAGGAGGTGGGATCGCTCACCTTCGCGGCCTGGGACCCGGGCCGCTACCCGGCCCTCCAGCTCTGCTACGGCGCGGGGCGCCGGGGCGGTACCATGCCGGCCATTCTGAACGCCGCCAACGAGGCGGCGGTGGCGGCCTTTCTCGCGGGGAGGATCCGCTTCACGGATATCGTGAGGATCGTCGAGAACACCATGGCCAGGCAGAATGTTCTGGACAATCCGGGCCTGGTGGAGATTGTTGACGCAGACCGGGAGGCCCGTGAAATCGCCTCGGGTCTCATCGGAAAAATGTGTAACGAAAACTGCTGA
- the uppS gene encoding di-trans,poly-cis-decaprenylcistransferase, whose protein sequence is MKNYLSLINKKKVPSHVAIIMDGNGRWAKKKSLPRSEGHRRGAEIIEPLMDAAIGIGIKAVSLYAFSTENWRRPRTEVLSLWKLLDYFFKEKIGVLKEKGIRVRHSGLRDRLPSSSIKTIENAVRETRDNRTLTLNFCLNYGGQQDIVQAVNGWLDDRGPRDRLTPKEVEKRLFTAGMPPVDLMIRTGGESRISNFLVWQLAYAELMFMEVLWPDFRPAHLYRAIYEFQQRERRFGGL, encoded by the coding sequence ATGAAAAACTATTTATCCCTTATCAACAAAAAAAAGGTCCCCTCCCATGTCGCCATCATCATGGACGGCAACGGGCGGTGGGCGAAGAAAAAATCACTGCCCCGGTCCGAAGGCCACAGGCGCGGGGCGGAGATCATCGAGCCCCTCATGGACGCGGCCATCGGCATCGGCATAAAGGCCGTTTCCCTCTACGCCTTCTCCACGGAAAACTGGCGGCGTCCGCGGACCGAGGTCCTGAGCCTCTGGAAGCTCCTCGATTACTTCTTCAAGGAGAAGATCGGGGTGCTCAAGGAGAAAGGCATACGGGTCAGGCATTCCGGCCTCCGGGACCGCCTTCCGTCGTCATCCATCAAAACCATAGAGAACGCGGTGCGCGAGACGCGGGACAACCGCACCCTCACCCTGAATTTCTGCCTCAACTACGGCGGCCAGCAGGACATCGTGCAGGCGGTCAACGGCTGGCTGGACGACCGCGGCCCGCGGGACCGGCTGACCCCGAAGGAGGTTGAAAAGCGCCTCTTCACGGCCGGCATGCCTCCGGTGGACCTGATGATCCGCACCGGCGGAGAGTCCCGCATCAGCAATTTCCTGGTATGGCAGCTCGCCTACGCCGAGCTGATGTTCATGGAGGTGCTGTGGCCCGATTTCAGGCCCGCGCACCTCTACCGGGCGATATACGAATTTCAGCAACGAGAAAGGAGATTTGGCGGATTATGA